One window of Deltaproteobacteria bacterium genomic DNA carries:
- the rfbD gene encoding dTDP-4-dehydrorhamnose reductase codes for MRLLITGGLGLLGKEIAQVFDRSAGIRTTDREELDVTDPEACRREVDGFRPDVVIHCAAYTAVDRAEAEPERTRLLNVEGTRNVARACRERGALMVTFGTDYIFDGASSRPYREEDPANPLSVYGKTKWAAEQALREEGGDHLLVRTQWMFGPAGKNFIRTILEKARQGETLRVASDQVGCPTFSRDLAGAVRNLLGARARGTVHFSSEGETSWFGLARYVLQHCGLSAGSLFAAQTRDLPYPAPRPAYGVLSKEKYRAITGVTPRPWEEAVGEYLGMIDPEGDTR; via the coding sequence GTGAGGCTGCTGATCACCGGCGGGCTCGGTCTGCTCGGGAAGGAGATCGCGCAGGTCTTCGATCGTTCCGCCGGGATCCGCACGACCGATCGGGAAGAGTTGGACGTGACGGACCCCGAGGCGTGCCGGCGTGAGGTCGACGGGTTCCGTCCGGACGTGGTGATTCATTGCGCGGCCTACACGGCCGTGGACCGGGCGGAGGCCGAACCGGAGAGGACGCGCCTCCTCAACGTCGAGGGAACGCGAAACGTCGCGCGCGCCTGCCGCGAGCGCGGGGCCTTGATGGTCACGTTCGGCACCGACTACATCTTCGACGGCGCTTCCTCGCGTCCGTATCGGGAAGAGGATCCGGCGAACCCGCTCTCCGTGTACGGAAAGACGAAGTGGGCCGCGGAGCAGGCGCTTCGGGAGGAGGGGGGCGACCACCTGCTGGTGCGCACCCAGTGGATGTTCGGCCCCGCGGGGAAGAATTTCATCCGCACGATCCTCGAGAAGGCGCGGCAGGGGGAAACGCTTCGCGTCGCGTCGGACCAGGTCGGATGCCCGACGTTTTCGAGGGACCTGGCCGGCGCCGTCCGAAACTTGCTCGGCGCGCGCGCGCGGGGGACGGTCCACTTCTCCAGTGAAGGGGAGACGAGCTGGTTCGGCCTCGCCCGGTACGTGCTGCAGCATTGCGGGTTATCGGCAGGGTCGCTGTTCGCCGCACAAACACGGGATTTACCGTACCCGGCGCCAAGGCCGGCGTATGGCGTATTGAGCAAGGAGAAGTATCGCGCGATCACCGGGGTCACCCCGAGGCCGTGGGA
- a CDS encoding dTDP-4-dehydrorhamnose 3,5-epimerase family protein, producing MIDGVMVKQLRVLPDERGRLMEILREDDEIYMRFGQVYLTTGYPGVVKAWHYHKVQFDHFCVVKGMMKVVLYDSRDGSPTKGEVNEFFLGEHRPIVLRIPPLVYHGFKTISEEEAFLINVSTQTYKYDAPDEFRVPPHDNDIPYDWARKDG from the coding sequence ATGATCGATGGCGTGATGGTGAAGCAGTTGAGGGTGCTCCCGGACGAGCGCGGGCGGCTGATGGAGATCCTGCGCGAGGACGACGAGATCTATATGCGGTTCGGCCAGGTGTACCTGACCACCGGGTACCCGGGCGTCGTCAAGGCGTGGCACTACCACAAGGTCCAGTTCGACCACTTCTGCGTGGTCAAGGGGATGATGAAGGTGGTGCTCTACGATTCGCGGGACGGCTCCCCGACGAAGGGGGAGGTGAACGAATTCTTCCTCGGCGAGCACCGGCCGATCGTCCTTCGAATCCCGCCGCTCGTCTATCATGGCTTCAAGACGATCAGCGAGGAAGAGGCGTTCCTGATCAACGTCTCCACGCAGACCTACAAGTACGACGCGCCGGACGAGTTCCGCGTTCCGCCGCACGACAACGACATCCCCTACGATTGGGCGAGGAAGGACGGGTGA
- a CDS encoding UDP-glucose/GDP-mannose dehydrogenase family protein: protein MNVAIVGTGYVGLVTGVCLAERGNAVHCVDTNPSVLEKLNAGQVTIYEPGLEDIYLRNLKKGRIFFSADLEKAVLPAEIIFLCLPTPPGEDGSADLTYILQVANDLGKIFASRPEAGYKVVVDKSTVPVGTSEKVRAAIRANAGAAFEFDVVANPEFLREGFAVEDFLRPERVVIGADAERAIVALKDLYEPFLQPGSKVIVMDEKSAEVTKYAANAFLALKISYMNDLSNFCDAVGADIDRIRDGIGSDSRIGHKFLFPGLGYGGSCLPKDVKALLKSASDAGAPLSVLQAVEDINQEQRKRFFRKMVQHFGGKVEGRRFAIWGIAFKPNTDDTREAPVFHIIDELLKGKASVAVYDPEAMEGARARYGDRIEYAESSYGALQGADALVIATEWNEFRKPDFGLMKTLLRQPVLFDGRNIFDPRKMRELGFLYHSIGRKAHENHTGA from the coding sequence ATGAATGTGGCGATCGTCGGGACGGGGTACGTGGGGCTGGTGACCGGGGTCTGCCTGGCGGAGCGGGGCAACGCGGTGCACTGCGTCGACACGAATCCGTCGGTGCTGGAGAAACTGAACGCGGGGCAGGTGACGATCTACGAGCCGGGGCTCGAGGACATCTACCTGCGCAATTTGAAGAAGGGGAGGATCTTCTTTTCGGCGGATCTAGAGAAGGCGGTCCTGCCGGCGGAGATCATCTTCCTGTGCCTGCCCACGCCCCCGGGGGAAGACGGCTCCGCGGACCTGACGTACATCCTGCAGGTGGCGAACGACTTGGGGAAGATCTTCGCGAGCCGGCCGGAGGCGGGGTACAAGGTGGTGGTCGACAAGTCGACCGTGCCGGTGGGGACGAGCGAAAAGGTGCGGGCGGCGATCCGGGCGAACGCGGGGGCCGCCTTCGAATTCGACGTCGTGGCGAACCCGGAGTTTTTACGCGAGGGATTCGCGGTCGAGGATTTCCTGCGGCCGGAGCGCGTGGTGATCGGGGCGGACGCCGAGCGGGCGATCGTGGCGTTGAAGGACCTCTACGAGCCGTTCCTGCAGCCGGGGAGCAAGGTCATCGTGATGGACGAGAAGAGCGCCGAGGTGACCAAGTACGCGGCGAACGCCTTCCTCGCGCTGAAGATCTCCTACATGAACGACCTGTCCAACTTCTGCGACGCGGTGGGAGCGGACATCGACCGGATCCGGGACGGCATCGGCTCCGACTCGCGGATCGGGCACAAGTTCCTTTTCCCGGGGCTGGGGTACGGCGGGTCGTGTCTGCCCAAGGACGTGAAGGCGCTGCTGAAAAGCGCGTCCGACGCGGGGGCGCCGCTCTCGGTCCTGCAGGCGGTGGAGGATATCAACCAGGAGCAGCGGAAACGTTTCTTCCGGAAAATGGTGCAGCACTTCGGTGGGAAGGTCGAGGGGCGGCGGTTCGCCATCTGGGGGATCGCGTTCAAGCCGAACACGGACGATACGCGGGAGGCGCCGGTTTTCCATATCATCGACGAGCTGCTGAAAGGGAAGGCGTCGGTGGCCGTGTACGATCCCGAGGCGATGGAGGGGGCGCGGGCGCGGTACGGGGACCGGATCGAATACGCGGAGTCGTCGTACGGGGCGCTGCAGGGAGCCGACGCGCTGGTGATCGCGACGGAGTGGAACGAGTTCCGCAAGCCCGACTTCGGGCTGATGAAGACCCTGCTGCGGCAGCCGGTCCTCTTCGACGGGCGCAATATCTTCGACCCGCGGAAGATGCGGGAGCTCGGCTTCCTCTACCACTCGATCGGCCGCAAGGCCCACGAGAACCACACGGGGGCATGA